The proteins below are encoded in one region of Penaeus chinensis breed Huanghai No. 1 chromosome 25, ASM1920278v2, whole genome shotgun sequence:
- the LOC125038550 gene encoding uncharacterized protein LOC125038550, producing the protein MTSRYLIVALVWVATGAVTNGTPHSLEPSFVGHVNSAPTAFREALGSHSKVQAKREVQSLEPVLGVTDVSLWPRIEGNVVKRSAYSGYSCPPRGTVTRPVYIEKTVIRTVYPNIILPPCRCDTCSYSPSSNFCTCLPVAGCGSVPL; encoded by the coding sequence ATGACATCGCGCTACCTGATAGTGGCTCTGGTGTGGGTGGCAACTGGCGCCGTAACCAATGGCACTCCGCATTCCTTGGAACCTTCCTTCGTCGGACACGTCAACAGTGCCCCAACTGCCTTTAGAGAGGCACTGGGATCACACTCCAAAGTTCAGGCTAAGAGAGAAGTGCAATCCTTAGAACCAGTGCTGGGTGTCACCGATGTATCTTTGTGGCCAAGGATTGAGGGCAACGTTGTCAAACGCTCTGCTTACTCCGGCTATAGCTGCCCACCACGGGGAACTGTCACACGCCCGGTGTACATTGAAAAGACTGTGATAAGGACAGTGTACCCGAACATAATCTTACCACCTTGTAGGTGTGATACCTGCTCCTACTCACCCTCTAGTAACTTTTGTACTTGTTTGCCTGTTGCTGGTTGTGGCTCAGTGCCTCTGTAG